Proteins encoded in a region of the Candidatus Methanoperedens sp. genome:
- a CDS encoding threonine--tRNA ligase: MQILLIHSDYIEYETKRSTPVAEKIGDELKKGRMEEALTVFLAVEKNDEENIEYVARQTADEIKKVTEQVKTNRVMLYPYAHLSSSLASPKTAVEALRKLEELLKEAQFEVKRAPFGWYKSFTIKCKGHPLSELSRTIRIGEEKCVTMVKEKEEVVSEALKSEAKATSYWHILTPEGDLLKPDDFDFTGHEKLKKFVNYEIHKSRAVDRVPPHVELMRRLELADYEPGSDQGNMRFYPKGRLVKSLLENYVLEETAKRGAMEVETPIMYDMNHPTLKKYLDRFPARQYSIEADKKMLFLRFAACFGQFLMNHDMTISYRNLPLRMVELTRYSFRKEQSGELVGLRRLRAFTMPDMHTLCRDMEEAVAQFNEQYNMCINVLSKIGLDLNDYEVAIRFTRDFFEANRDFIVNLVKTVNKPVLIELWDQRFFYFVLKFEFNYIDAMDKASALSTVQIDVENAERYGIKYVDSTGAEKRPVILHCSPSGAIERCIYALLEKANMDSEKGIVPMFPVWLSPTQVRIIPVAEKHLDYAGKVAGELNCRADIDDREETVSKRIRDAGKDWIPYVAVVGDEEINNDNLTVTVRSESSPNKPVNIKMTAAELNERVSNEISGYPFKRSPLAMRLSGRPRFV, encoded by the coding sequence ATGCAGATACTACTTATTCATTCTGATTACATAGAATACGAAACAAAGAGAAGCACCCCGGTTGCCGAGAAAATCGGGGACGAACTCAAAAAAGGGCGCATGGAAGAAGCCCTTACTGTTTTCCTGGCGGTTGAGAAAAACGATGAAGAGAATATCGAATATGTTGCCCGGCAGACTGCCGACGAGATAAAAAAGGTTACCGAGCAAGTAAAGACAAACCGCGTTATGCTCTATCCTTATGCCCATCTCAGCTCAAGCCTGGCCTCCCCCAAAACTGCGGTTGAAGCCCTTAGGAAGCTTGAAGAGCTGCTAAAGGAAGCGCAATTTGAGGTAAAACGTGCGCCATTTGGCTGGTACAAATCGTTTACGATAAAATGCAAAGGTCATCCGTTATCTGAACTCTCAAGGACAATAAGGATAGGCGAGGAAAAATGCGTCACCATGGTAAAAGAAAAAGAGGAAGTGGTTTCGGAGGCCTTGAAATCCGAAGCAAAGGCGACCTCCTACTGGCATATTTTAACTCCTGAAGGTGACCTCTTAAAACCCGATGACTTTGATTTTACAGGGCATGAGAAACTCAAAAAATTCGTGAATTATGAGATCCACAAGAGCAGGGCGGTTGACAGGGTACCGCCGCATGTGGAGCTCATGAGGCGGCTTGAGCTTGCTGATTACGAGCCAGGTTCAGACCAGGGTAATATGCGTTTCTATCCCAAAGGCAGGCTGGTGAAGAGCCTTCTTGAGAATTACGTGCTGGAAGAGACCGCAAAGAGAGGAGCCATGGAAGTGGAAACGCCCATAATGTATGATATGAACCATCCCACTCTCAAGAAATACCTTGACCGCTTCCCGGCGCGGCAGTACTCCATTGAGGCTGATAAGAAGATGCTTTTCCTCAGATTCGCGGCATGCTTCGGGCAGTTCCTTATGAACCATGACATGACCATATCATACCGGAACCTGCCGCTGCGTATGGTGGAACTTACCCGCTACAGCTTCAGGAAAGAGCAAAGCGGGGAACTGGTGGGCCTGCGGCGCCTGCGAGCATTTACAATGCCCGATATGCACACACTCTGCAGGGATATGGAGGAAGCGGTCGCCCAGTTCAACGAGCAGTACAACATGTGCATCAATGTACTTTCGAAGATAGGGCTTGATTTGAATGATTATGAAGTAGCCATCCGCTTCACGCGGGATTTCTTTGAGGCGAACAGGGATTTCATAGTGAATCTTGTGAAGACCGTGAACAAGCCTGTGCTGATAGAGCTCTGGGACCAGAGATTCTTCTATTTCGTGCTCAAATTCGAGTTCAACTACATCGATGCTATGGACAAGGCAAGCGCCCTTTCCACGGTCCAGATCGATGTTGAAAATGCGGAAAGGTACGGAATAAAATATGTGGATTCAACCGGAGCTGAAAAAAGGCCGGTCATACTTCATTGCTCGCCCAGCGGGGCCATTGAGAGATGCATATACGCCCTGCTTGAAAAGGCTAACATGGATTCAGAAAAGGGTATTGTCCCCATGTTTCCTGTCTGGCTCTCGCCCACCCAGGTACGCATAATCCCGGTTGCAGAAAAGCACCTGGATTATGCGGGAAAAGTGGCGGGCGAATTGAACTGCCGTGCTGACATTGATGACCGGGAAGAGACTGTGAGCAAGAGGATACGCGATGCCGGGAAGGATTGGATACCGTATGTTGCGGTCGTGGGGGACGAAGAGATCAATAACGACAACCTTACAGTTACAGTGAGGAGCGAATCTTCACCCAATAAACCTGTAAACATAAAGATGACCGCCGCGGAACTCAATGAGAGGGTATCGAACGAGATTTCAGGCTACCCATTTAAGAGAAGCCCGCTTGCGATGCGATTGTCTGGAAGGCCGAGATTTGTATAG
- a CDS encoding mechanosensitive ion channel produces MAADIFIGKVTLANFLIFIFIFIITVVMGNLFYTLIRRFLDSKISIGYSKLVARITEYAIFILGLYYGLRYVLELDLNAFVASLGIIGIAIAFASQQVIQNFIAGILISVGRPVHIDDWVEVGETGICNIKDITLTRTILRNKNGRLIYMPNSFLISSSIINYTKSGLVEISVALTIPVDSDIGKVKGIIKTVAHEHANILPHVRGEEKDIITKLLELPNIKMLFKDKMDMSLFEPKVLVSEISDAGVMLSIRLWIREINKKDEIISEFLESLLLKFKEEKIEFK; encoded by the coding sequence ATGGCTGCAGATATTTTTATAGGCAAGGTGACACTGGCTAACTTCTTAATATTCATCTTTATATTTATCATAACAGTTGTAATGGGTAATTTATTTTATACACTGATACGGAGATTCCTGGACAGCAAGATTTCTATAGGTTATTCAAAATTGGTGGCCAGAATAACGGAATATGCTATATTTATACTCGGTCTCTACTACGGCCTGCGTTACGTTCTGGAGCTGGACCTGAACGCTTTCGTTGCTTCGCTTGGTATTATTGGTATTGCGATTGCCTTCGCATCACAACAGGTAATCCAGAATTTCATTGCCGGCATACTGATCTCAGTTGGAAGACCGGTCCATATAGATGACTGGGTGGAAGTTGGAGAAACGGGAATATGTAATATTAAGGATATCACGCTGACACGCACGATTTTGAGGAATAAGAATGGCAGATTGATATATATGCCAAACTCTTTTCTGATTTCTTCAAGTATTATAAACTATACAAAATCAGGTCTTGTGGAAATCTCGGTGGCTTTGACAATCCCTGTTGACTCTGATATTGGAAAGGTCAAGGGAATCATTAAAACGGTGGCTCACGAGCATGCAAATATTCTTCCTCATGTTCGGGGGGAAGAAAAAGATATTATAACCAAATTATTGGAACTTCCCAACATCAAGATGCTGTTCAAGGATAAAATGGATATGAGCCTTTTCGAGCCAAAGGTTCTGGTGTCAGAGATTTCAGATGCCGGAGTAATGCTCAGCATACGACTCTGGATCAGGGAAATCAATAAAAAAGATGAAATAATTTCTGAATTCTTAGAGAGTTTACTACTGAAATTCAAAGAAGAGAAAATTGAATTTAAATGA
- a CDS encoding site-specific integrase, producing the protein MISIIDKFLQELKINGTAEKTLTDYSRFLKNMNKLKSLEKWDRTDVNRYIMEKHGECSTVTVENCRVKLKRFFTWAGKSELVSHLKTEMPANDLCRPDIMTVEDVNLLNYVTPSIPYKALIS; encoded by the coding sequence ATGATTAGTATAATCGATAAATTCCTTCAGGAGCTCAAAATTAATGGCACGGCAGAGAAAACTCTAACGGATTATAGTAGATTCTTAAAGAACATGAATAAGCTTAAGTCGCTTGAAAAGTGGGATAGAACCGATGTGAACAGGTACATTATGGAAAAGCACGGTGAATGTTCAACAGTAACGGTGGAAAATTGCAGGGTCAAACTAAAGCGGTTTTTTACATGGGCTGGCAAATCTGAACTCGTAAGCCATCTTAAGACTGAAATGCCTGCAAATGACCTGTGCAGACCTGATATTATGACAGTTGAAGATGTTAATCTATTAAATTATGTTACACCATCGATTCCTTATAAGGCTTTAATTTCGTAG
- a CDS encoding PAS domain S-box protein, with product MKKEGKTKNRTTIESAKPGRRIAEIEESETEWKRIEETLQHRIDMEELIAGISTSFINISHDEIDCIINHSLQKIGEFADVDRSYVFQLYNNGNQMDNTHEWFAEGIEPQIRNLKRLIPDGFPWFMNKLTKFEIIHVPNVIELPSEACAEKETFQMQGIKSLINVPMVYENSLVGFLGFDSVRREKIWPDEDIRLLKMMGEILVNALEHKRAEEKLKRSEEKYRDLFENANDAICVIDAGLKYKDVNKKTVEMLGYSREELLNMSVLDIIPPAQISRSEIEFNKLRKKGSYEKFVGKARTKDGGLIDVEVSSSAIKEEDKIIGSRDIIRDITERMKIEEALRESEERYRTIIEYSNDMIWTLDTEGRFLFFNKSSGEITGLRLEDWRGKSFAPLIEKEDLPKVIDVFQRTLSGEPEQYEVSVKKEDGNLILLVNTAPIYSKGKVVGTVSFGRDITERKKAEEHIKESLKQELRRSNKQKKLLYYLIEGTRGGKTRALILTHLSEKSYNAHQLAVALNKDYKTIRHHLEVLVKNGIIIRGNHGYSNIYFISKDIAESLNSLQDEKLKS from the coding sequence GTGAAAAAAGAGGGCAAGACTAAAAACCGAACCACAATCGAATCGGCAAAACCGGGCCGAAGAATTGCAGAAATAGAGGAATCTGAGACGGAGTGGAAGCGGATTGAAGAGACTTTGCAACACCGTATAGATATGGAAGAGCTCATCGCAGGCATATCAACCAGTTTTATCAATATTTCACATGATGAAATAGACTGTATAATAAACCATTCCCTGCAAAAAATAGGAGAATTCGCAGATGTTGACCGCAGTTATGTATTTCAACTTTACAATAACGGGAATCAGATGGATAATACTCACGAATGGTTCGCAGAAGGCATAGAACCGCAAATAAGAAACCTTAAACGGCTGATTCCAGATGGCTTTCCCTGGTTTATGAACAAATTGACGAAATTTGAGATCATCCATGTTCCAAATGTAATCGAACTGCCATCTGAAGCGTGTGCCGAAAAGGAAACTTTTCAGATGCAAGGGATTAAATCACTCATAAATGTCCCTATGGTCTATGAAAATTCTCTTGTAGGATTTCTCGGATTCGATTCAGTGAGAAGAGAAAAAATCTGGCCGGATGAAGATATCAGATTGCTTAAAATGATGGGGGAAATTCTGGTTAATGCGCTGGAGCACAAGCGGGCTGAGGAGAAACTTAAGAGATCAGAGGAAAAATACAGGGACCTTTTTGAAAATGCAAATGATGCAATATGTGTAATTGACGCAGGTCTGAAATATAAAGATGTGAATAAAAAGACAGTGGAGATGTTAGGCTACTCAAGAGAAGAACTGCTGAATATGAGTGTTCTTGATATTATTCCCCCTGCACAAATTTCAAGGTCTGAAATTGAGTTCAATAAATTAAGAAAAAAAGGATCGTATGAAAAGTTTGTCGGGAAGGCCCGCACAAAAGATGGGGGCCTTATCGATGTCGAAGTGAGCTCATCGGCCATTAAAGAAGAAGATAAGATCATAGGTTCAAGAGATATAATCCGTGATATTACAGAGCGCATGAAAATTGAAGAGGCATTGCGAGAAAGCGAGGAGCGTTACCGCACGATAATTGAATACTCCAACGACATGATCTGGACCCTGGACACAGAAGGTCGGTTCCTATTCTTCAATAAAAGTTCTGGAGAGATAACAGGACTTAGATTGGAGGATTGGCGGGGCAAGTCCTTTGCTCCGCTCATCGAAAAGGAAGATCTGCCTAAGGTAATTGATGTATTCCAAAGAACATTGAGCGGAGAGCCAGAGCAGTATGAGGTGTCAGTTAAAAAAGAAGATGGTAACTTAATTCTTTTAGTAAACACTGCTCCAATATATTCAAAAGGAAAAGTTGTGGGAACAGTGAGTTTTGGCCGGGACATAACAGAGCGCAAAAAAGCAGAAGAGCACATAAAAGAATCACTTAAACAAGAATTAAGGAGATCCAATAAGCAAAAGAAGCTCCTATACTATCTGATCGAAGGTACACGTGGAGGAAAGACCCGTGCATTGATCTTGACCCATCTTTCCGAGAAATCTTATAATGCGCATCAACTAGCCGTAGCTTTGAATAAGGACTATAAAACAATCAGGCACCATCTTGAGGTTTTAGTTAAGAATGGAATAATTATAAGAGGCAACCATGGATACTCTAATATATATTTTATTTCAAAGGATATCGCAGAAAGTCTAAATTCTTTACAAGATGAGAAATTGAAATCCTGA
- the guaA gene encoding glutamine-hydrolyzing GMP synthase translates to MVKVEKFIPSSIEKIKKDIRGRAIIALSGGVDSSVCAVLAHRAIGDLLTPIYIDTGLMRKGETERIKKIFSDMSLQVIDAKENFLRALKGLADPEKKRKAVGEAFIREFEREAHKLGARYLIQGTIYPDRIESEGGIKSHHNVGGLPSVIDFEGIIEPIADLYKDEVREVARALGLPREISDRMPFPGPGLSVRIIGEVTEEKLDVVRAANAIVEEELVEQFGPWQTFAALLEKGTGVKGDNRVHGWIIAVRAVESRDGMTAEAMELPWEILRKIESRITSEIPSVSRVLYDLTPKPPATIEFE, encoded by the coding sequence ATGGTAAAAGTTGAAAAATTCATCCCGTCGAGCATAGAAAAAATAAAAAAGGATATAAGAGGCAGGGCCATCATAGCATTGTCCGGAGGAGTGGACAGCTCAGTATGCGCTGTGCTCGCGCACAGAGCGATTGGCGATCTCCTCACGCCCATCTATATCGATACTGGGTTAATGCGAAAAGGGGAGACAGAGAGGATAAAGAAGATATTTTCCGATATGAGCCTCCAGGTGATCGACGCGAAAGAAAATTTCCTGCGGGCCCTGAAAGGCCTTGCGGATCCCGAAAAGAAAAGGAAGGCCGTGGGCGAAGCATTCATAAGGGAATTCGAGAGAGAAGCACATAAACTCGGCGCGAGATACCTGATACAGGGAACCATATATCCGGACAGGATAGAATCCGAGGGCGGGATAAAGAGTCACCATAACGTGGGTGGACTCCCTTCGGTCATCGATTTTGAGGGGATTATAGAACCAATCGCCGACCTCTACAAGGATGAGGTCCGGGAGGTTGCAAGGGCGCTTGGATTGCCCCGGGAGATCTCCGACAGGATGCCATTTCCGGGACCCGGCCTTTCGGTCAGGATAATAGGCGAGGTGACGGAGGAAAAACTGGATGTGGTCAGGGCTGCCAACGCGATCGTGGAAGAAGAACTCGTGGAGCAGTTCGGCCCCTGGCAAACCTTTGCGGCGCTGCTTGAGAAAGGAACCGGGGTTAAAGGCGACAATAGAGTACACGGCTGGATAATAGCGGTACGCGCCGTAGAGTCAAGGGACGGCATGACGGCTGAGGCGATGGAATTGCCATGGGAAATACTTCGGAAGATAGAATCCCGCATCACCAGCGAGATACCGAGCGTTTCTCGCGTGCTGTACGACCTCACCCCGAAACCGCCTGCCACTATCGAGTTCGAATGA
- a CDS encoding archaeosine biosynthesis radical SAM protein RaSEA encodes MPLTKVVREIRSRQKVKFNPPDRPTAVWTGKDLLDGKPVSTLTIIFQTLGCRWNNCTMCGYVYDSARNPPSHDDLMKQFDNAMSRCKDEEFVVKIFTSGSFLDEGEIPRATRHEMLLRLGKDERLKKVIAETRPEYVTREILSETLSILGKSFEIAVGLETSNDMIRKDCINKGFTFSDFVKASNIAGEVNVSVKAYLLLKPIFLTERIAIDDIVRSINDVAPHAGTISINLCNVQKGTLVEEMFERGDYRPPWLWSAVEVLKRGKVSAPEMIIISDPVGAGSARGPHNCGKCDKDVAEAIRVFSLNQDVGVFNNLDCECKELWKKVIDLEDFTFGAPLVK; translated from the coding sequence ATGCCTCTCACTAAAGTTGTGCGGGAAATCCGCTCACGGCAAAAAGTCAAATTCAATCCCCCGGACAGGCCAACAGCGGTATGGACCGGAAAGGATCTGCTTGATGGAAAACCTGTTTCTACGCTCACAATTATTTTCCAGACTTTGGGGTGCAGGTGGAATAACTGCACTATGTGCGGCTATGTTTATGACAGTGCAAGAAACCCCCCATCTCACGATGATCTGATGAAGCAGTTCGATAATGCGATGTCGCGCTGCAAGGATGAAGAGTTCGTTGTGAAGATATTCACTTCAGGCAGCTTCCTGGACGAGGGAGAGATCCCGCGGGCAACAAGGCACGAAATGCTTTTGCGCCTCGGGAAAGATGAGAGATTGAAAAAGGTAATAGCCGAGACAAGGCCTGAATATGTAACCCGGGAGATATTATCCGAAACCCTATCGATTCTTGGCAAGAGCTTTGAGATAGCCGTGGGACTTGAGACAAGTAACGACATGATAAGGAAAGATTGCATCAATAAAGGCTTCACGTTCTCGGATTTTGTAAAGGCAAGCAATATTGCAGGGGAAGTGAATGTCTCAGTCAAGGCATACCTTCTCCTCAAGCCTATTTTCCTTACAGAGCGTATCGCGATCGATGACATAGTACGATCAATTAATGACGTAGCGCCACATGCAGGAACGATATCGATCAATCTCTGCAATGTCCAGAAAGGGACGCTCGTGGAGGAAATGTTCGAGCGCGGGGATTACCGGCCGCCGTGGCTGTGGAGTGCTGTGGAAGTCTTGAAAAGGGGAAAAGTCTCTGCACCTGAGATGATTATAATTTCCGATCCCGTCGGGGCGGGTTCGGCTCGCGGCCCCCATAACTGCGGAAAATGCGATAAAGACGTGGCTGAAGCAATCCGTGTTTTTTCGCTCAATCAGGATGTCGGCGTTTTTAATAATCTTGATTGCGAGTGTAAGGAATTGTGGAAAAAGGTAATTGACCTTGAGGATTTCACTTTCGGCGCGCCGCTTGTGAAATAA
- the acnA gene encoding aconitate hydratase AcnA, with amino-acid sequence MDFSEIKDVIETSKGTFVIYRLNKLEDMGFENISRLPCSIKILLESLLRQLDGKLVTEEDVKLCAQWDPKTRNKREIPFIPARVLLQDFTGVPVVVDLAAMRSAVERLGGDPSRINPVIPADLVIDHSIQVDYYGTSFARMHNETKEFERNRERYSLLRWASMVFDNFRVIPPGRGIVHQINLEYLASVVHVKKVNNELVAYPDSLVGTDSHTTMINGLGVLGWGVGGIEAEAVMLGQPYHMPLPDVVGFRLCGELKDGITATDLVLTITQILRERNVVGKFVEFYGPGLARLSLPDRATIANMAPEYGATAGFFPIDAETIKYLLETGRKKEDVDLIKNYSMEQGLFHTDESPEPLFSETLELDMQTVEPSLAGPKRPQDRIPLDQMEQSFHKVMEETFRREKTEMEADHEYHRWLGEGGSFKVEHEPAGGSALEAKYESNVPIRNGSIVIAAITSCTNTSNPSVMIGAGLLAKKAVEHGLKVKPYVKTSLAPGSRVVTEYLRNSGLMPYLEALGFHIVGYGCTTCIGNSGPISLTVAKAVKERNLVVASVLSGNRNFEGRINPLVKANYLVSPPLVVAYAISGRVDIDLKTEPIGYDPNNDPVFLKEIWPASEDIRQIIKNTIDPGLYAQQYAEVSCGTRLWEELTIPSGKLYEWDPASTYIQEPPFFIEFPAKPPERNEIRGARVLAYLGNSITTDHISPAGEFSQDSLAGQYLISRGVSPEGFNSYGSRRGNHEVMMRGTFANINLRNSLVPGKEGGWTRYFPSGEEMTIYDAAMLYKKNRTPLVIIAGKEYGTGSSRDWAAKGTYLLGVVAVMAESFERIHRSNLLGMGVLPLQFKKGENADTLGLKGDELFDIHGISSLKPGGELRVVAKADGREKIFNVISRLDAPIEVEFYRNGGILHTFLRNMLNKMR; translated from the coding sequence GTGGATTTTTCTGAAATTAAGGATGTTATTGAAACTTCAAAAGGAACTTTTGTTATCTATCGACTAAATAAGCTTGAAGACATGGGTTTCGAAAACATCTCACGTCTCCCCTGCTCCATAAAGATCTTGCTTGAATCACTCCTGCGGCAACTGGACGGGAAACTCGTTACAGAAGAGGACGTTAAATTATGTGCGCAATGGGACCCGAAAACAAGAAACAAACGCGAGATCCCTTTCATACCCGCCAGGGTTCTTCTTCAGGATTTTACCGGAGTTCCCGTGGTTGTTGATCTTGCGGCCATGAGATCGGCAGTAGAGAGGCTTGGGGGTGACCCTTCCAGGATAAATCCGGTCATACCTGCGGATCTCGTCATAGACCATTCTATTCAGGTGGACTATTACGGCACCTCATTTGCAAGAATGCACAATGAGACAAAGGAATTCGAGCGGAACCGTGAGAGATATTCCCTTCTTCGCTGGGCCAGTATGGTTTTTGATAATTTTCGGGTCATTCCACCTGGGAGAGGAATAGTCCATCAGATAAATCTTGAATACCTTGCATCTGTGGTACATGTCAAAAAAGTGAATAATGAACTTGTAGCATATCCCGATAGTCTTGTCGGGACCGATTCGCACACCACAATGATCAACGGCCTGGGAGTTCTGGGATGGGGTGTTGGAGGGATAGAGGCAGAAGCGGTCATGCTTGGCCAACCATACCATATGCCCCTTCCAGATGTTGTGGGTTTCAGGCTGTGCGGCGAACTCAAGGATGGAATTACGGCCACAGACCTTGTTCTCACGATTACCCAGATATTAAGGGAACGTAATGTGGTAGGCAAATTCGTTGAATTCTACGGTCCGGGATTGGCCAGATTGAGCCTTCCCGACAGGGCTACCATCGCCAATATGGCTCCCGAATATGGAGCAACCGCAGGTTTCTTTCCCATCGATGCAGAAACAATAAAGTATCTCCTGGAGACAGGCAGGAAAAAAGAAGATGTTGATCTTATCAAAAACTATTCCATGGAGCAGGGTCTTTTCCACACGGATGAAAGTCCCGAACCTCTGTTCAGCGAGACTCTGGAATTGGACATGCAGACAGTAGAACCAAGCCTCGCGGGCCCTAAACGACCCCAGGATCGTATACCTCTTGACCAAATGGAACAAAGTTTCCATAAGGTCATGGAAGAGACTTTCCGAAGAGAGAAAACAGAAATGGAAGCGGATCACGAATATCATCGCTGGCTTGGAGAAGGCGGCAGCTTCAAAGTTGAGCATGAGCCTGCCGGTGGGTCGGCGCTCGAAGCCAAATACGAATCAAATGTTCCAATCAGAAACGGCTCAATAGTGATAGCAGCGATTACCTCCTGTACGAACACTTCAAATCCTTCTGTGATGATAGGAGCAGGTCTTTTAGCGAAAAAAGCTGTTGAACATGGACTTAAGGTTAAACCTTACGTGAAAACAAGTCTTGCCCCGGGTTCACGCGTTGTCACTGAATACCTCAGGAATTCTGGGCTCATGCCGTATCTTGAAGCCCTGGGGTTCCACATTGTTGGATATGGTTGCACGACCTGCATAGGTAATAGTGGTCCCATATCTCTTACGGTCGCGAAAGCGGTGAAAGAGAGAAACCTGGTAGTAGCGTCGGTCTTAAGTGGAAATCGCAATTTTGAAGGGAGAATCAACCCGCTTGTCAAAGCAAACTATCTGGTTTCACCCCCGTTAGTAGTGGCATATGCTATATCAGGTAGGGTAGATATTGATCTCAAGACCGAACCTATCGGATACGACCCCAATAATGACCCGGTTTTTTTAAAGGAGATATGGCCAGCTAGTGAAGATATCAGGCAAATCATAAAAAATACTATTGACCCGGGGTTATATGCTCAACAATATGCAGAAGTATCTTGTGGTACGAGACTCTGGGAAGAACTTACTATCCCTTCTGGCAAGCTCTATGAATGGGATCCGGCATCCACCTATATCCAGGAACCTCCCTTCTTCATAGAATTCCCGGCAAAGCCTCCTGAAAGAAATGAGATCAGAGGGGCCAGGGTGCTTGCGTACCTGGGAAATAGTATCACAACAGATCACATTTCTCCAGCAGGGGAATTTTCCCAGGATAGCCTTGCAGGTCAGTATTTGATCTCCCGCGGTGTGTCCCCGGAAGGTTTCAATTCCTATGGGTCTCGAAGAGGAAATCATGAAGTCATGATGCGAGGAACATTTGCCAATATTAATCTTAGGAACAGCCTAGTTCCGGGTAAGGAAGGCGGGTGGACGCGTTATTTCCCGTCCGGAGAGGAGATGACCATTTATGATGCAGCGATGCTTTACAAAAAGAACCGGACACCTCTTGTCATCATTGCAGGAAAAGAATATGGTACAGGGAGTTCCCGTGATTGGGCTGCAAAGGGAACTTATCTCCTGGGGGTCGTGGCGGTCATGGCTGAATCGTTTGAGCGTATCCACAGGAGCAATCTCCTGGGAATGGGTGTTCTGCCACTCCAGTTCAAGAAAGGAGAGAACGCAGATACGCTGGGACTTAAAGGTGATGAGCTATTCGATATTCATGGTATCAGCAGTTTAAAGCCTGGAGGAGAACTTCGTGTTGTTGCAAAAGCTGATGGACGAGAGAAGATTTTCAACGTCATATCAAGACTGGATGCGCCAATTGAAGTAGAATTTTATCGAAATGGCGGGATATTGCATACGTTCCTCCGGAATATGTTAAATAAAATGAGATGA
- a CDS encoding 3-isopropylmalate dehydratase large subunit yields MPTISEKILSRASGKSARADDFVIANIDFAMAHDGTSVLAVKAFREMGAKRVWDPKRIIIPFDHIAPANNETAAKLQQGIRQWIKEQGITNFFDIGEGICHQVLPEHGFALPGKLIIGADSHSCTYGAFGAFATGVGATDMAEVFATGKLWLRVPQSIRITVKGNLAKGVTAKDMTLNIIKTVGVEGANYKAIEYYGEKISGLSMAERMTLCNMAIEMGAKAGIVPPDKTTFEYLKDRAVERYVSVYADRDAEYSGEYEFDVAELEPQIAKPHEVDNVVGVSEVVGTPLDQVFIGSCTNGRYEDLEAVARILEGNKVKVRTIVLPASRSVLIKATESGIIATLLKAGATIAPPGCGPCLGAHMGVICEGETCLSTSNRNFKGRMGAGGLIYLSSPETAAASALHGKIADPRELF; encoded by the coding sequence ATGCCAACAATAAGCGAAAAAATACTCAGCAGGGCCTCAGGGAAATCCGCGAGAGCAGACGATTTCGTGATAGCAAATATTGATTTTGCCATGGCGCACGACGGTACGAGCGTACTTGCCGTTAAAGCGTTCCGGGAGATGGGCGCAAAAAGAGTATGGGACCCAAAACGCATAATCATACCTTTTGACCACATAGCTCCGGCAAATAATGAAACTGCCGCGAAACTGCAGCAGGGTATCAGGCAGTGGATAAAAGAGCAGGGCATAACCAATTTCTTCGATATCGGCGAAGGCATATGCCACCAGGTGCTGCCTGAGCACGGGTTCGCCCTGCCAGGGAAACTAATCATCGGAGCAGATTCGCATTCATGCACGTACGGTGCCTTCGGGGCTTTCGCCACGGGCGTGGGCGCCACAGACATGGCAGAGGTCTTCGCAACCGGAAAACTCTGGCTCCGCGTGCCGCAGTCTATCAGGATAACAGTGAAAGGGAATCTGGCAAAAGGTGTGACTGCAAAGGACATGACCCTTAACATAATCAAAACCGTGGGTGTCGAGGGGGCGAACTATAAGGCTATAGAGTATTACGGCGAGAAGATAAGCGGTTTATCGATGGCTGAGCGGATGACGCTGTGCAATATGGCCATCGAAATGGGAGCAAAAGCCGGAATCGTGCCCCCTGATAAAACAACATTCGAATACCTGAAAGACAGGGCGGTGGAAAGATATGTATCAGTCTATGCCGACAGGGATGCCGAATACTCCGGGGAATACGAATTCGATGTCGCAGAACTTGAACCACAGATAGCGAAACCTCATGAGGTGGATAATGTGGTGGGGGTCAGCGAGGTTGTTGGAACCCCGCTTGACCAGGTTTTCATAGGCTCATGCACCAATGGAAGATATGAAGACCTTGAGGCTGTGGCACGAATCCTGGAAGGGAACAAGGTCAAAGTAAGGACAATTGTCCTTCCTGCCTCGCGCTCAGTGCTCATCAAAGCCACAGAATCAGGCATTATTGCCACGCTCCTGAAAGCAGGTGCCACTATCGCGCCACCTGGATGCGGTCCTTGCCTTGGTGCGCATATGGGAGTGATATGCGAGGGCGAGACCTGTCTCTCCACCTCCAACCGGAATTTCAAGGGAAGGATGGGGGCGGGAGGATTGATTTACCTCTCCTCACCAGAGACCGCGGCAGCAAGTGCGTTACACGGGAAAATTGCTGACCCGAGGGAGTTATTCTAG